The Hahella sp. HNIBRBA332 genome window below encodes:
- a CDS encoding response regulator transcription factor, translating into MKDTCVYIIEDDQMQADLLSAILESYGYQSKAYGNPKAFLSEFRNDHNCVILSDIMMPDMTGLDLLNRMSETGYLPPLILMTAYSTVPVVKEALQGGAFDFLLKPISITDVGPLLEKAVAHEKLHRERYKKRLDIQHSIAQLTAREKQIYDLLLQGLSTKEMEARLFISPRTIETHCRNVLAKFDVSSIKDLLVKVLPLAAEKNGVS; encoded by the coding sequence ATGAAAGATACGTGCGTATATATCATCGAAGATGACCAGATGCAGGCGGATCTGCTGTCGGCGATTCTGGAATCCTATGGTTACCAGTCCAAAGCCTACGGCAATCCGAAAGCGTTTTTATCTGAGTTCCGCAATGATCACAATTGCGTGATTCTCTCCGATATCATGATGCCGGACATGACGGGGCTGGACTTGCTGAACAGGATGTCCGAAACCGGTTACCTGCCGCCGTTGATATTGATGACTGCCTACTCCACGGTGCCGGTGGTGAAAGAAGCGTTGCAGGGCGGCGCTTTTGATTTTCTGCTCAAACCCATCAGCATTACTGACGTCGGGCCGTTGCTGGAAAAGGCCGTGGCCCACGAAAAACTGCACCGCGAACGCTATAAGAAACGCCTCGACATTCAGCACTCCATCGCCCAGCTGACCGCTCGTGAGAAACAGATTTACGATCTGCTGTTACAGGGACTCAGCACCAAGGAGATGGAGGCCAGACTGTTTATCAGTCCCCGCACTATTGAGACGCATTGCCGCAACGTGTTGGCGAAGTTTGACGTCTCCTCCATCAAGGATCTGCTGGTCAAAGTGCTGCCCTTGGCGGCGGAGAAGAATGGCGTAAGCTGA
- a CDS encoding LysR family transcriptional regulator — MTNEQLRAFVGVVEHGSFRAAAAALFKTQSTVSAAVAALEQEFDLQLFSRETYRPTLTIEGKALFREAKALLSKAHDLEMLGHRLAQGKAPELSISLSAMCAHLPGLDTLKAFAKKRPEMRLHLHTEHLSGVLEQLLLEKAEVAIGPQVGLDDRYEFTEVAKVTQVTVAAPGFVEAGADGVVRHAQLRNRPHILIADSGSLAPFDHVNVIPGGHRWYVNDFLMKKGLLLSGMGWARIPLHMVDAELERGELTFLQVENFPSRSLVPIYLIRLRNQLLSPLAQEFWDEMLGASL; from the coding sequence ATGACCAATGAGCAGTTACGCGCATTCGTTGGCGTGGTGGAGCATGGCAGTTTTCGCGCCGCGGCGGCGGCTCTGTTTAAAACACAGTCTACGGTCAGCGCCGCGGTGGCGGCCCTGGAGCAAGAGTTCGATTTGCAGTTGTTCAGCCGTGAAACCTATCGACCGACGCTGACCATTGAAGGCAAGGCATTGTTCCGGGAAGCCAAGGCGCTGCTGTCCAAAGCCCATGATCTGGAAATGCTGGGCCATCGTCTGGCCCAGGGCAAAGCGCCGGAGCTGTCCATTTCCCTGAGCGCCATGTGCGCGCATTTGCCGGGGTTGGATACCTTGAAAGCGTTCGCTAAAAAACGTCCTGAGATGCGCCTGCATTTGCATACGGAGCACTTGTCCGGAGTGTTGGAGCAACTGCTGCTGGAAAAAGCGGAAGTGGCCATTGGTCCCCAGGTCGGTCTGGATGATCGCTATGAGTTTACCGAGGTGGCGAAAGTCACCCAGGTCACAGTCGCAGCGCCAGGCTTTGTCGAAGCCGGCGCGGACGGTGTGGTGCGTCATGCGCAACTGCGCAATCGGCCGCATATTCTGATCGCCGACAGCGGCTCCCTGGCGCCCTTTGATCATGTCAATGTGATTCCCGGCGGCCATCGCTGGTATGTGAATGACTTCCTGATGAAAAAGGGACTGCTTCTGTCTGGGATGGGCTGGGCGCGGATTCCCCTGCATATGGTGGACGCCGAGTTGGAGCGGGGGGAACTGACGTTTCTGCAGGTGGAGAACTTCCCCTCGCGCAGTTTGGTTCCCATTTATCTCATTCGCTTGCGCAATCAATTGTTATCGCCGCTGGCGCAGGAATTCTGGGATGAAATGTTGGGCGCTTCGCTTTGA
- a CDS encoding sulfite exporter TauE/SafE family protein — translation MDFDTAFFCILAAGFITGFSKFSIGGMGLLILPIIAIAYPGPEALGILIPMYIATDILAVKSYGRHASWPIVLRLLPLAMIGIGLGIWLLSSINPEQFTLLLGAMIVLILALGLWLDYRPSALMRHPAATQAMGLLSGFVTMTANAAGPLLSLYLMEQRLSKETYVGTRAWAFMILNSAKVPLLMAAGFLNEEIILRSLAGLPGLLVGSLAGYWLLKKLNINQFKWLIRGMAAIAAVKMLAFG, via the coding sequence ATGGACTTTGATACCGCATTCTTCTGCATTCTCGCAGCCGGGTTTATCACCGGCTTTTCCAAGTTCTCCATTGGCGGCATGGGGCTGCTCATCCTGCCGATTATCGCTATCGCCTATCCCGGCCCCGAAGCGCTGGGGATTTTGATTCCCATGTACATCGCAACGGATATTCTGGCGGTGAAAAGCTATGGCCGACACGCCTCCTGGCCCATCGTGCTGCGTCTGCTGCCTCTGGCCATGATCGGCATAGGTCTGGGCATCTGGTTATTGTCCAGCATCAATCCAGAACAGTTCACCCTGTTACTCGGCGCCATGATTGTGTTGATCCTGGCTCTGGGGCTTTGGCTGGATTATCGCCCCTCCGCCCTCATGCGACATCCGGCGGCCACCCAGGCCATGGGGTTGCTGTCCGGATTCGTCACCATGACCGCGAACGCCGCCGGTCCTCTGCTCAGCCTGTATCTGATGGAGCAGCGTCTGTCCAAGGAAACGTATGTGGGAACTCGGGCGTGGGCGTTCATGATCCTGAACAGCGCCAAGGTTCCATTGCTGATGGCGGCGGGATTTCTGAATGAGGAGATCATCCTGCGCAGTCTTGCCGGATTGCCGGGACTACTGGTTGGATCGTTGGCAGGCTATTGGCTGCTGAAAAAGCTGAACATCAACCAGTTTAAATGGTTGATACGGGGCATGGCGGCGATCGCCGCAGTCAAGATGCTGGCGTTCGGCTGA
- a CDS encoding SRPBCC family protein: protein MKKALKSTGQTLLGVIVLAIVVGFFLPDSTHVERSVVINAPQRQVFDFLNSYRNFNDWSPWAKLDPNAQYQFSGPQSGVGARMSWRSDDPKVGQGYQEIVAVKEMEEIQVALDFGDNGQASAFYRLQPADTGVRVTWGFGAKHGFNLFNRYIGLLLERLLGPMYEEGLQSLKQRLESSGAAS, encoded by the coding sequence ATGAAGAAAGCGCTTAAATCCACTGGGCAAACCCTGCTTGGCGTCATTGTATTGGCCATTGTCGTCGGTTTTTTTCTACCCGACTCCACTCATGTCGAACGCAGTGTGGTGATTAACGCACCGCAGCGGCAGGTGTTTGATTTCCTCAATAGCTACCGCAACTTTAACGACTGGTCGCCCTGGGCAAAGCTGGACCCCAACGCCCAATACCAGTTTTCAGGGCCGCAGTCCGGCGTAGGCGCCAGGATGAGCTGGCGCAGCGACGACCCGAAAGTGGGTCAGGGTTATCAGGAAATTGTCGCCGTCAAAGAGATGGAGGAAATTCAAGTGGCGCTGGATTTTGGCGATAACGGTCAGGCATCTGCGTTTTACCGCCTGCAACCCGCCGACACGGGAGTGAGAGTCACCTGGGGCTTCGGCGCCAAACACGGCTTCAACCTGTTCAACCGTTATATCGGCCTGCTACTGGAAAGGTTGTTGGGGCCCATGTACGAAGAGGGACTGCAAAGCCTGAAGCAGCGCCTTGAAAGCTCTGGAGCCGCCAGTTGA
- a CDS encoding glutathione S-transferase family protein, which yields MITLYQFPISHFCEKARWALDYKGQEYEVKNLMPGAHIKAIKKMAGKSTVPVIEHDGKIVQGSAEIINYLDGLSSERPLTPVEPGARSAALEWEKYLDREIGVSIRCYCYHYLLTRPDQVIPMLAHRGPWYGKWVLRLGFGKLSKIMRKHMRINDETAADSLRRIQAALARINERVGNDGYLVGDYFTRADLTAAALLTPFLQPESFDIPWPQDPPPALAQTVKVLEPQLQWARRIYARYR from the coding sequence ATGATTACTCTCTATCAGTTCCCTATTTCTCATTTCTGTGAAAAAGCGCGCTGGGCGCTCGACTATAAAGGGCAGGAATATGAGGTGAAAAACCTGATGCCCGGGGCGCATATTAAAGCCATTAAAAAAATGGCGGGGAAGTCCACGGTTCCGGTCATTGAGCATGACGGAAAAATTGTGCAGGGCTCGGCGGAAATCATTAATTATCTTGATGGCCTATCGTCGGAGAGACCTTTGACGCCGGTGGAGCCGGGAGCAAGATCCGCCGCCCTGGAGTGGGAAAAATATCTGGACAGGGAAATTGGCGTCTCTATCCGCTGTTATTGTTACCACTATTTATTGACGCGTCCGGATCAGGTGATTCCCATGCTGGCGCATCGCGGACCCTGGTATGGCAAGTGGGTGTTGCGTCTCGGCTTCGGCAAGTTAAGCAAGATCATGCGCAAGCACATGCGTATTAATGATGAAACGGCGGCGGACTCATTGCGTCGCATTCAGGCGGCGCTGGCCCGTATCAATGAACGAGTGGGGAACGACGGTTATCTGGTGGGAGACTATTTTACTCGGGCGGATCTGACCGCCGCGGCATTGTTGACGCCGTTTCTGCAGCCGGAATCCTTCGATATCCCGTGGCCGCAGGACCCGCCGCCGGCGCTGGCGCAAACCGTCAAAGTGCTGGAGCCGCAGCTACAATGGGCGCGGCGGATCTACGCCCGTTATCGTTGA
- a CDS encoding bifunctional diguanylate cyclase/phosphodiesterase, with protein sequence METMPMDDDVISFAQDEPDLPEQTTREAWKVLTVDDDFNYQRSTEFALAGLNILDRRIQLLRAYSYAEASKLLSEHADIAIALIDVVMETDDAGLRLVRAIREVLGNAEIRLVLLTGQPGMAPMLDVMKEYDINDYWTKSELTDTRLQTVLTGCARSYIQIREIARAKRGLQLIAESSDSVYSAKNLQEFSARMLAELAKLLGLPPDGLVCAKAYTTSKPESRESYIIGAAGIYSNCIGKTLMEFEEPNVREHLNRCLQTRKSIHEADYTCLFFLDPIGAADYAAYIETGHSLDSTEQELIRVFSLNIANGLQNVSLFNRLERLAYEDDTLRIPNRNALLRRLSQILSRTDRNQYQLMLVDIDGFASINTVLGARYGDSVLKLVASRLKDAFKGTVQVSRVKDDLFAVLGSVEEVSVDKLDGLFNGLSVSEKSLKLLNISTVIYPLNHPDSSPPEVITRAGIALKQAKKRGIRQHSTYDPEAEAAAASRFHLLQALQDALTKQSIFAVLQPQVDIETNQVTGVEVLARWRMEDGAHIRPDQFISLAETTGLILPLGQQILTQGCAACHRLQDAGYRDIRIGVNYSVIQFEQDDMVDTLIRSAEAVGVSPQQIEVEITESTVMHNFSLVRDKLERLREIGVAVAIDDFGTGFSSLAYLSRLAVDRLKIDKSFIDKVTTDKGAAAIAKTVIQLGESFNLDIIAEGVETKEQAQWLLDNGCRNVQGYLYARPMVVDDLLQWLAQRR encoded by the coding sequence ATGGAAACCATGCCGATGGACGACGATGTCATCAGCTTCGCGCAAGATGAGCCGGACTTACCGGAGCAAACTACGCGGGAAGCCTGGAAGGTGCTCACCGTCGATGACGACTTCAACTATCAACGCTCTACAGAGTTCGCACTCGCCGGCCTGAATATTTTAGATCGCCGCATCCAGCTACTACGCGCTTACAGTTACGCGGAAGCCTCCAAGCTGCTGTCGGAACACGCCGATATCGCTATCGCCTTGATAGACGTGGTGATGGAGACTGACGACGCGGGCCTCCGTCTCGTACGCGCCATCCGCGAAGTGCTCGGCAACGCGGAGATCCGTTTGGTGCTGCTGACAGGACAGCCCGGTATGGCGCCCATGCTGGACGTGATGAAAGAGTACGATATCAATGATTACTGGACCAAATCCGAGCTGACCGACACGCGGCTGCAAACCGTGTTGACCGGTTGCGCCCGCTCTTATATCCAGATTCGGGAAATTGCGCGGGCGAAACGGGGTCTGCAGTTGATCGCCGAGTCCAGTGATTCCGTTTATTCCGCCAAAAACCTGCAGGAATTTTCTGCGCGCATGCTGGCGGAACTGGCCAAACTCTTGGGGCTGCCCCCTGACGGGCTGGTGTGCGCCAAAGCGTATACGACCTCCAAGCCTGAAAGTCGGGAAAGCTACATCATCGGCGCGGCGGGGATTTACTCCAACTGCATCGGCAAAACCCTGATGGAGTTTGAAGAGCCCAACGTGCGAGAGCACCTGAACCGGTGTCTGCAGACACGCAAGTCCATTCACGAGGCAGACTACACCTGCCTGTTTTTCCTTGATCCTATCGGCGCCGCCGATTACGCGGCCTACATTGAAACGGGCCACTCCCTCGACTCTACCGAGCAGGAGCTGATTCGTGTATTCAGCCTGAATATCGCCAATGGCTTGCAAAACGTCTCCTTGTTCAACCGACTGGAGCGCCTGGCCTATGAAGACGACACTCTGCGTATCCCCAATCGCAATGCGCTGCTGCGCAGACTGAGCCAAATTCTCTCCCGCACGGACAGAAACCAATATCAGCTGATGCTGGTGGATATAGACGGTTTCGCCAGCATCAACACTGTACTGGGCGCGCGCTACGGCGACTCGGTTTTGAAATTGGTGGCGAGCCGGCTCAAGGACGCCTTCAAGGGAACCGTTCAGGTTTCCCGGGTCAAAGACGATTTGTTCGCGGTGCTGGGAAGCGTCGAAGAAGTCTCCGTCGACAAGTTGGACGGCTTGTTCAATGGTCTCTCCGTCAGCGAAAAAAGTTTAAAGCTGCTTAACATCAGCACCGTGATCTATCCGCTCAATCATCCTGACAGCTCGCCGCCGGAGGTTATCACTCGCGCCGGCATCGCCTTGAAGCAGGCGAAAAAACGCGGCATTCGCCAGCATTCCACTTATGATCCGGAAGCCGAAGCCGCCGCTGCCAGCCGCTTTCACCTGCTACAGGCGCTGCAGGACGCGTTGACCAAACAGAGTATCTTCGCCGTGCTGCAACCGCAGGTGGACATAGAAACCAATCAAGTCACCGGGGTCGAAGTGCTGGCGCGTTGGCGCATGGAGGACGGCGCCCATATCCGGCCGGATCAGTTTATTTCTCTGGCGGAAACCACCGGCCTGATCCTGCCTCTGGGGCAACAGATTCTCACGCAGGGCTGCGCCGCCTGCCATCGCTTGCAGGACGCCGGTTACCGCGATATTCGCATTGGCGTGAACTACTCCGTCATTCAGTTCGAACAGGACGATATGGTGGACACTCTCATCCGCAGCGCAGAGGCTGTTGGCGTCAGCCCCCAGCAAATCGAAGTCGAGATCACCGAGTCCACGGTCATGCATAACTTCTCACTGGTGCGGGATAAATTGGAGCGTCTGCGGGAAATTGGCGTCGCCGTCGCCATAGACGACTTCGGCACCGGCTTTTCTTCCTTGGCTTATCTGAGCCGCCTTGCGGTGGACAGATTGAAGATCGATAAATCATTCATTGATAAAGTCACTACTGACAAAGGCGCCGCCGCGATCGCCAAAACGGTTATCCAGCTTGGGGAAAGCTTCAATCTCGACATTATCGCTGAAGGGGTAGAAACCAAGGAACAGGCGCAATGGTTGCTCGACAACGGTTGCAGGAACGTGCAGGGTTATCTGTACGCCCGTCCGATGGTGGTGGACGACCTGCTGCAATGGCTGGCTCAACGACGCTGA